From Luteitalea sp., a single genomic window includes:
- a CDS encoding class I SAM-dependent methyltransferase, with amino-acid sequence MTRAGDSRCGRRSGCSARTGLRWQVRFDDNDYALATRRFWWRAGAAARHEGIGPMNVDELLANPPSLHVRAGQPFSYSISQAVLRELDRRLPAEARTLETGAGVSTLFFAVKGWRHIAIAPDEGLFERIRAWCAAHATSVDHLRLIAEPSERCLPSLQCEKLDAALIDGRHGFAAPFIDWHYTEPLLKMGGLLVVDDTHVWTGGVLRDFLKQDAAWEFLRELDGRTALFRKLAEGSTTREWRQQPYVLARSTEMSPAQTALRLVRSGNWAELWGKVQKRLRGPRHHPRTA; translated from the coding sequence ATGACACGGGCCGGGGACTCACGTTGTGGGAGGCGCTCTGGGTGCTCAGCACGGACAGGGCTCCGCTGGCAGGTCCGATTCGACGATAATGACTACGCGTTGGCCACGCGTCGTTTCTGGTGGCGAGCTGGGGCAGCCGCACGGCACGAAGGAATCGGCCCGATGAATGTGGACGAACTACTCGCGAATCCGCCTTCCCTGCACGTCAGAGCAGGGCAACCATTCTCCTACAGCATCAGCCAGGCTGTCTTGCGGGAGTTGGATCGAAGACTGCCGGCCGAGGCTCGCACGCTCGAGACCGGGGCTGGGGTGAGCACGCTCTTTTTCGCGGTGAAGGGATGGCGGCATATTGCGATCGCGCCAGACGAGGGGCTGTTCGAGCGCATCCGGGCCTGGTGCGCGGCCCACGCGACGAGCGTCGACCACCTGCGGCTGATCGCCGAGCCGAGCGAGCGCTGCTTACCGAGCTTGCAGTGCGAGAAGCTGGATGCCGCCCTCATCGATGGGCGACACGGCTTCGCCGCGCCATTCATCGATTGGCACTATACCGAGCCGTTGCTCAAGATGGGCGGCTTGCTCGTGGTGGACGACACGCATGTCTGGACGGGAGGCGTGCTCCGGGACTTTCTGAAACAAGATGCAGCGTGGGAATTTCTGCGCGAGCTCGATGGACGGACCGCGCTCTTTCGGAAGCTGGCGGAAGGATCGACCACGCGGGAATGGCGGCAGCAACCGTACGTGCTGGCTCGAAGCACTGAGATGAGCCCGGCCCAAACCGCCCTGCGGTTGGTCCGGTCTGGCAACTGGGCAGAGTTGTGGGGAAAGGTCCAGAAGCGCCTTCGCGGACCTCGTCACCATCCACGGACGGCGTGA
- the ilvC gene encoding ketol-acid reductoisomerase, translating into MANIYYDKDADLSLIQGKNVAIIGYGSQGHAHALNLKDSGVAVRVGLRPGSRSAAVAQSAGLEVASISDAVSWADVVMILAPDTAQSKLYTRDVAPHLTAGKMLMFAHGFNIRFGTIVPPGDVDVTMIAPKSPGHRVREVFIEGGGVPAILAVHQDATGRAKALALSYAAALGVARAGVIETTFAEETETDLFGEQAVLCGGVSALVKASFETLVQAGYQPEIAYFECLHELKLIVDLMYRGGLNYMRYSVSDTAEHGDYTAGPRIITDETRRAMQQLLKEVQDGTYARKWIEENEKGRPWFNEVRRTEQQQTLEQVGARLRDMMPFLDPVKHTPDEMNQPTSVA; encoded by the coding sequence GTGGCCAATATCTACTACGACAAAGACGCTGACCTCTCACTCATCCAGGGCAAGAACGTCGCCATCATCGGCTACGGGTCCCAGGGACACGCCCATGCGCTCAATCTCAAGGACAGCGGGGTTGCGGTGCGCGTCGGCCTGCGGCCCGGCAGCCGGTCGGCCGCCGTGGCGCAGAGCGCGGGACTCGAGGTCGCCAGCATCTCGGATGCGGTGTCGTGGGCGGATGTGGTGATGATTCTTGCGCCAGACACGGCGCAGTCCAAGCTCTACACGCGTGACGTCGCGCCCCATCTCACGGCGGGCAAGATGTTGATGTTCGCGCATGGCTTCAACATTCGCTTCGGCACCATCGTGCCGCCTGGCGATGTCGACGTCACGATGATCGCGCCCAAGTCGCCGGGCCATCGTGTTCGCGAAGTCTTTATCGAAGGCGGCGGCGTGCCGGCAATTCTCGCCGTGCATCAGGACGCGACCGGACGAGCCAAGGCGCTTGCGCTCTCGTATGCGGCGGCGCTCGGCGTGGCGCGCGCGGGCGTCATCGAGACCACGTTTGCCGAAGAGACCGAGACCGACCTGTTCGGCGAGCAAGCCGTGCTCTGCGGCGGTGTGAGCGCCCTGGTCAAGGCAAGCTTCGAAACGCTGGTCCAGGCCGGCTATCAGCCGGAGATCGCGTACTTCGAATGCCTGCACGAGCTGAAGCTCATCGTCGATCTGATGTACCGCGGCGGTCTCAACTACATGCGCTACTCGGTGAGCGACACCGCCGAGCACGGCGACTACACGGCCGGGCCGCGGATCATCACCGATGAGACACGCCGCGCCATGCAGCAGCTGCTCAAAGAGGTGCAGGACGGCACGTACGCGCGCAAGTGGATCGAGGAGAACGAAAAGGGTCGCCCGTGGTTCAACGAGGTTCGCCGAACCGAGCAGCAACAAACGCTCGAGCAGGTCGGCGCACGTCTCCGCGACATGATGCCGTTCCTCGACCCGGTCAAACACACGCCAGACGAGATGAACCAGCCGACGTCGGTTGCGTAG
- the ilvN gene encoding acetolactate synthase small subunit yields MNTFVVLVENVPGVLTRVASLFRRRGFNIESLTVGHTAVPGVSRMTIVVDTDELGARRVEANLYKLINVLRVDNVTSTPTVLRDLALIKVSATPETRAHLMQLVEVYRARVVDVSPSSLVVESTGTEEKIDSFVEVLRPYGVLEMARTGTIAMVRGGATSTEGVSVSNGASHTEHPTDDVSVSYSV; encoded by the coding sequence ATGAATACCTTCGTCGTCCTCGTCGAAAACGTGCCGGGTGTGCTGACCAGAGTGGCGTCGTTGTTTCGTCGCCGTGGCTTCAACATCGAATCGCTGACGGTCGGCCACACCGCGGTGCCTGGCGTGTCCCGAATGACGATTGTCGTCGACACCGACGAGCTCGGCGCTCGCCGTGTCGAGGCCAATCTTTACAAGCTGATCAACGTGCTGCGGGTGGACAACGTCACGAGCACCCCGACCGTGCTGCGCGATCTGGCGCTCATCAAGGTCAGCGCCACACCGGAGACACGGGCGCACCTCATGCAGCTGGTGGAGGTGTATCGCGCGCGTGTGGTGGATGTATCTCCCAGCTCGCTGGTCGTCGAGAGCACCGGCACCGAGGAGAAGATCGACAGCTTCGTCGAGGTGCTGCGGCCATATGGCGTCCTCGAGATGGCGCGGACCGGGACCATTGCGATGGTGCGAGGCGGCGCCACATCCACCGAAGGCGTCTCGGTCAGCAACGGCGCGAGCCACACCGAGCACCCGACCGACGATGTGTCGGTTTCATATTCCGTGTAG
- the ilvB gene encoding biosynthetic-type acetolactate synthase large subunit, with protein sequence MKKTGAQILWESLVREGVTCVFGYPGGAILPAYDAMLDYPIRHILVRHEQGATHMADGFARATGSVGVAVATSGPGATNMVTGIATAMMDSSPIVCITGQVGSKLIGSDAFQETDITGITLPITKHNYLVSRPDEVARMVREAFYVARSGRPGPVLLDITKDAQQSSCEFEWPPEPKLTGYRPNHWPSTSDLERAAELVRAAKRPVILAGHGILLSGAMDVVHRFAEHAHIPVAMTLLGLGGFPASHPLNLGMMGMHGEAWVNTAIQEADLLLAFGMRFDDRVTGNLKTYAPHARKVHIEIDPAEINKNVKVDVGLVGDLRDVLEELLPYIDACDRTEWTEHISHLKGDSAVRDIQNLPDNGHLYAAHVIHDIWKTTNGEAIVVTDVGQHQMWEAQYYHHERPRTLITSGGLGTMGFALPAAIGAKVGRPDAEVWVVVGDGGFQMTMAELATIAQENIDINVAIINNGYLGMVRQWQEFFYERRYAATPLVNPDFAKLAEAFGLKGARVRSRAEVVPAVQAARESEGTSVIDFQVEQEDSVFPMVPAGADLDAMIRRPSAIVETGADV encoded by the coding sequence ATGAAGAAAACCGGAGCCCAGATCCTGTGGGAATCGCTGGTGCGTGAGGGCGTGACCTGCGTCTTCGGCTACCCCGGTGGCGCGATCCTGCCCGCGTACGACGCCATGCTCGATTACCCCATCCGGCACATCCTGGTCCGGCACGAGCAGGGTGCAACGCACATGGCAGACGGCTTTGCTCGCGCGACGGGCAGCGTCGGCGTCGCCGTCGCCACGTCCGGTCCGGGTGCCACCAACATGGTGACGGGCATCGCCACCGCCATGATGGACTCCTCTCCCATTGTCTGCATCACCGGCCAGGTGGGCAGCAAGTTGATTGGCTCGGACGCATTCCAGGAGACCGACATCACTGGGATTACGCTGCCGATCACCAAGCACAACTACCTCGTCTCGCGGCCCGACGAGGTCGCACGCATGGTTCGCGAGGCATTTTACGTGGCGCGCTCCGGCCGGCCCGGCCCGGTCCTCCTCGACATCACGAAGGACGCGCAGCAGAGCTCGTGCGAGTTCGAGTGGCCCCCGGAGCCGAAGCTCACCGGCTACCGGCCCAACCACTGGCCGTCCACGTCGGATCTCGAGCGAGCCGCGGAGCTGGTCCGCGCGGCAAAGCGCCCGGTGATTCTGGCGGGCCACGGCATCCTGCTGTCCGGCGCGATGGATGTGGTGCATCGCTTCGCCGAGCATGCGCACATCCCCGTCGCCATGACGCTGCTCGGTCTTGGCGGCTTCCCGGCGAGCCACCCGCTGAACCTGGGCATGATGGGCATGCACGGCGAGGCCTGGGTGAACACGGCGATCCAGGAAGCGGACCTGCTGCTCGCCTTCGGCATGCGTTTCGACGACCGCGTGACCGGGAACTTGAAGACGTATGCGCCGCATGCCCGCAAGGTCCACATCGAGATCGATCCGGCCGAGATCAACAAGAACGTCAAGGTGGACGTCGGCCTGGTCGGGGATCTCAGGGATGTCCTGGAGGAGCTGCTCCCCTACATCGACGCCTGCGATCGCACCGAGTGGACCGAGCACATCTCGCACCTCAAAGGCGACAGCGCGGTACGCGACATCCAGAACCTTCCCGACAACGGACATCTCTACGCCGCGCACGTCATCCATGACATTTGGAAGACGACCAACGGCGAGGCGATCGTCGTGACCGACGTGGGACAGCACCAGATGTGGGAGGCCCAGTACTATCATCACGAGCGACCGCGCACCCTCATCACGTCCGGCGGCCTCGGCACCATGGGCTTCGCGCTCCCGGCGGCCATTGGCGCGAAGGTCGGCCGGCCGGACGCAGAGGTCTGGGTGGTCGTGGGCGACGGGGGCTTCCAGATGACGATGGCCGAGCTGGCAACCATTGCCCAGGAGAACATCGACATCAACGTCGCGATCATCAACAACGGCTATCTCGGCATGGTGCGCCAGTGGCAGGAGTTCTTCTACGAGCGCCGCTACGCCGCCACGCCGCTGGTCAATCCCGACTTCGCGAAGCTGGCCGAAGCGTTTGGGCTGAAGGGCGCGCGCGTGCGGTCGCGCGCCGAGGTCGTGCCGGCGGTGCAGGCGGCGCGTGAGTCGGAGGGCACGTCGGTCATCGACTTCCAGGTCGAGCAGGAGGATTCGGTGTTTCCGATGGTGCCTGCCGGTGCGGACCTGGACGCGATGATTCGGCGGCCCAGCGCGATTGTCGAAACGGGAGCGGACGTATGA
- the ilvD gene encoding dihydroxy-acid dehydratase produces MTTIDPRHRSAIMLDGPTRAGARAMFKACGLTNADLQRPLVGIANTWTEIGPCNFHLRRLSAAVKEGIREAGGTPLEFNTVVVSDGISMGVEGMRASLVSREVVADSIELVARGHHLDALVLLCGCDKTIPGTVMALARLNLPGVVFYGGSIAPGSFHGHDVTIQDVYEAIGAFGAGQLSERDLTDLEDHACPGAGACGGQFTANTMATACEFLGVTPMGSAGIPATSTEKDVAAREVGRLVMARLGDGARPSDILTRQSLENAIAGVLASGGSTNAVLHLLAIAREADVTLDIEDFNTIGTRTPLLCDLKPGGRFVAHDLYRAGGQRLVAKRLAEAGLLHGDAVTVTGKTIAEEATLATESPGQEVVRAVQNPLKPRGGLVILKGNLAPDGCVVKIAGHNRLQHRGPARVFESEESAFQAIQQGAVHAGDVVVVRNEGPRGGPGMREMLAVTGALMGAGLGDAVALVTDGRFSGATRGLMVGHVAPEAAVGGPIAALRDGDVVSLDADQRTIGVELSDQEIKARLAQWTPPPPRYTSGVLAKYARLVSSASHGAVTSANGT; encoded by the coding sequence ATGACAACGATCGATCCTCGACATCGTAGCGCGATCATGCTCGATGGTCCGACGCGGGCCGGTGCGCGTGCGATGTTCAAGGCGTGCGGTCTCACCAACGCCGACCTGCAGCGTCCGCTCGTCGGCATTGCCAACACGTGGACCGAGATCGGCCCGTGCAACTTCCATCTCCGCCGCTTGTCGGCCGCCGTGAAAGAGGGCATCCGCGAGGCGGGCGGCACACCGCTCGAGTTCAACACGGTGGTGGTCTCGGACGGCATCTCGATGGGCGTCGAAGGCATGCGCGCCTCGCTCGTGAGTCGCGAAGTCGTAGCGGACTCAATCGAGCTCGTCGCCCGCGGCCACCATCTCGACGCGCTGGTGCTCTTGTGCGGCTGTGACAAGACCATTCCTGGCACGGTCATGGCGCTGGCGCGCCTCAACCTGCCGGGCGTCGTGTTCTACGGCGGCTCGATCGCCCCGGGAAGCTTTCACGGGCACGACGTGACGATCCAGGACGTGTACGAGGCCATCGGTGCCTTCGGTGCGGGGCAGCTGAGCGAGCGCGACCTGACAGATCTCGAGGACCACGCCTGCCCGGGCGCCGGGGCCTGCGGCGGACAGTTCACCGCCAACACGATGGCGACGGCCTGTGAGTTCCTCGGCGTGACCCCCATGGGCAGCGCCGGGATTCCGGCCACGTCCACGGAGAAGGATGTCGCCGCGCGCGAAGTGGGCCGGCTCGTCATGGCGCGGCTCGGCGACGGCGCGCGTCCAAGCGACATCCTGACGCGCCAATCGCTCGAGAACGCCATTGCCGGCGTGCTCGCGAGCGGCGGATCGACCAACGCCGTGCTGCATCTGCTCGCCATTGCACGCGAGGCCGATGTGACGCTCGACATCGAGGATTTCAACACCATCGGCACACGCACGCCGCTGCTCTGTGATCTCAAGCCAGGCGGCCGCTTCGTGGCACACGACCTCTACCGCGCGGGTGGACAGCGTCTCGTGGCCAAGCGCTTGGCCGAGGCGGGCCTGCTCCACGGCGATGCCGTGACGGTGACCGGCAAGACGATTGCCGAGGAGGCGACGCTCGCCACCGAGAGCCCAGGCCAGGAGGTCGTGCGCGCGGTGCAGAATCCACTCAAGCCGCGGGGCGGGCTCGTGATTCTCAAGGGCAACCTGGCGCCGGACGGCTGCGTGGTGAAGATCGCTGGTCACAACCGGTTGCAGCACCGAGGCCCGGCTCGCGTGTTCGAGAGCGAAGAGAGCGCCTTTCAGGCGATTCAACAGGGAGCCGTCCACGCGGGCGACGTCGTCGTCGTCCGGAACGAAGGACCACGGGGTGGACCAGGGATGCGAGAGATGTTGGCCGTGACCGGTGCGCTGATGGGCGCCGGGTTGGGCGACGCCGTCGCGCTCGTCACCGATGGCCGATTCTCTGGCGCGACGCGCGGCCTGATGGTTGGACACGTGGCACCCGAAGCCGCGGTCGGCGGCCCCATCGCCGCGCTCCGAGACGGCGATGTCGTCAGCCTCGATGCCGACCAGCGAACGATTGGCGTCGAGTTGAGCGACCAGGAGATCAAGGCGCGGCTGGCCCAGTGGACGCCGCCACCGCCACGCTATACGTCCGGCGTGCTCGCGAAGTACGCGCGACTCGTGTCGTCGGCGTCCCACGGCGCGGTGACGTCGGCAAATGGCACGTGA
- the pheA gene encoding prephenate dehydratase: MIIAFQGEAGAFSEAAALQFQPGCALMPCPGFDDVFRAVEAGRATFGVLPIENSIGGTIHRNYDLLLEHELKIIGDLELKVVHSLLALPGASLSDVKQIYSHPQALAQCDRFLRRLPGIEVVATYDTAGSAKLIKDSGNRSAAAIASERAAEVFGLEVVETAIQDFQDNVTRFLVVGRAGAEPPDGAPANKTTIVFTVPNEPGALFKALSVFALRSIDLTKLESRPIPGRPWEYLFYAEIAVGTHELRCGRAVTHLAEFAPSLRVLGSYPSKLVRVASSIAMAESASTAATSAPTPTSSASR; encoded by the coding sequence TTGATCATCGCGTTCCAGGGCGAAGCCGGCGCATTCAGTGAAGCGGCGGCGCTGCAATTCCAGCCAGGCTGCGCGCTCATGCCCTGTCCTGGCTTCGATGACGTGTTTCGCGCGGTCGAGGCCGGTCGAGCGACCTTTGGCGTCCTGCCGATCGAGAACTCGATTGGCGGGACGATCCACCGCAACTATGACCTGTTGCTCGAGCACGAGCTCAAGATCATCGGTGATCTCGAGCTGAAGGTCGTCCACAGCTTGCTGGCACTCCCGGGGGCGTCGCTCTCCGACGTGAAGCAGATCTACTCGCACCCTCAGGCGCTCGCCCAGTGCGATCGCTTCCTGCGTCGGTTGCCCGGCATCGAGGTGGTGGCCACCTACGATACCGCCGGCAGCGCGAAGTTGATCAAGGACAGCGGCAACCGCAGCGCCGCGGCGATCGCCTCGGAACGAGCCGCGGAGGTCTTCGGTCTCGAGGTCGTCGAGACCGCGATTCAGGACTTCCAAGACAACGTCACGCGCTTTCTCGTGGTGGGCCGCGCTGGCGCCGAGCCGCCGGACGGCGCGCCGGCCAACAAGACGACCATCGTGTTCACGGTCCCGAACGAGCCGGGTGCGCTCTTCAAGGCGCTGAGCGTCTTCGCGCTGCGTAGCATCGACCTGACGAAGCTCGAGTCACGGCCGATTCCGGGCCGTCCGTGGGAATACTTGTTCTACGCCGAAATTGCGGTAGGCACGCACGAGCTCCGGTGTGGTCGCGCCGTGACCCACCTCGCCGAGTTTGCCCCTTCTTTGCGCGTGCTCGGCTCCTACCCATCGAAGTTGGTGCGCGTGGCCAGTTCCATCGCAATGGCCGAGTCAGCGTCAACGGCCGCCACCTCCGCACCAACACCAACTTCGTCTGCGAGCCGCTGA
- the hisS gene encoding histidine--tRNA ligase — translation MPATQPARGTRDFLPDEVRRRTHVIGVVREVYERYGFEPLETPAVENLETLLGKYGEEGNQLIFRVLRRGSDLNDVLLKAVIEPLRGGPFGEEGEAKLAEMRRTAARALPDLALRYDLTVPLARVVAEYRGKLPTFFKRYQIQPVWRADRPARGRFREFYQCDVDVLGSRSMVVEAELCAAASDALATLGFRDFVVRLNHRQVLAGILDAAGVESGAHDAALVALDKLDKIGRTGVAGELASRGIDASAGERLLELFAELSTKAAQPAAVQNAATVARMRAFVGAHADGARAIADLEAIVRLVESTAAAGRVHIDASLARGLSYYTGAIMEINVPDLAGSLGGGGRYDNLVGMFLGQEVPACGFSLGLERIIVVMTERGMFPERLTSAPADVMVTIWSDEAMAETLALAHDLRRAGLRVDVYPEAQKLGKQMRYASSRGVPCVAILGDEERARGEVSIKDMRSGGQLGVRRSEAAGQIRRLLSMPDAE, via the coding sequence ATGCCTGCCACGCAGCCCGCGCGCGGAACGCGCGACTTCTTGCCAGACGAGGTACGCCGGCGCACGCACGTCATTGGCGTCGTACGCGAAGTCTATGAGCGATACGGCTTCGAGCCGCTCGAGACGCCCGCGGTGGAGAACCTCGAGACGCTGCTGGGGAAATATGGAGAGGAGGGGAACCAGCTCATCTTCAGGGTATTGCGGCGTGGGAGCGACTTGAACGACGTATTGCTCAAAGCAGTCATCGAGCCGCTCAGGGGGGGGCCGTTTGGCGAAGAGGGGGAGGCGAAGCTCGCGGAGATGCGACGCACTGCCGCGCGCGCGCTTCCCGACTTGGCCCTGCGCTACGACCTCACCGTACCGCTCGCGCGGGTGGTGGCCGAATATCGCGGCAAGCTGCCGACCTTCTTCAAGCGGTATCAGATCCAGCCAGTGTGGCGCGCGGACCGCCCCGCGCGCGGCAGGTTTCGCGAGTTCTACCAGTGCGACGTCGACGTGCTCGGCTCGCGCTCCATGGTCGTTGAAGCAGAACTGTGCGCCGCGGCGAGCGACGCGCTGGCGACGCTGGGCTTTCGCGATTTCGTCGTGCGCTTGAACCATCGGCAGGTGCTCGCAGGCATTCTCGACGCGGCCGGCGTAGAGAGCGGCGCGCATGACGCAGCGCTGGTCGCGCTGGACAAGCTGGACAAGATTGGGCGCACGGGTGTGGCCGGCGAGCTGGCGTCACGTGGCATCGATGCGTCCGCGGGAGAGCGCCTATTGGAGCTGTTTGCGGAGCTGTCGACCAAGGCAGCGCAGCCCGCGGCAGTGCAGAACGCGGCGACCGTGGCGCGCATGCGAGCCTTCGTCGGCGCGCACGCAGACGGCGCCCGCGCCATCGCGGACCTCGAGGCGATCGTGCGGCTCGTCGAGTCGACGGCGGCGGCGGGCCGCGTGCACATCGATGCCAGCCTTGCCCGCGGGCTCTCCTACTATACGGGCGCGATCATGGAGATCAATGTCCCTGACCTGGCGGGCAGCCTCGGCGGCGGCGGCCGTTATGACAACCTGGTTGGCATGTTCCTCGGCCAGGAGGTCCCCGCCTGCGGTTTCTCGCTCGGGCTCGAGCGCATCATCGTGGTCATGACCGAGCGCGGGATGTTTCCAGAGCGGCTGACGTCGGCCCCCGCGGACGTCATGGTCACGATCTGGAGCGACGAGGCCATGGCCGAGACGCTCGCGCTCGCCCACGACCTCCGTCGCGCGGGCCTTCGTGTGGACGTGTACCCGGAGGCGCAGAAGCTTGGGAAGCAAATGCGGTACGCCTCGTCGCGCGGCGTGCCGTGCGTCGCCATCCTGGGTGACGAAGAGCGCGCACGCGGCGAGGTGTCGATCAAGGACATGCGCAGCGGCGGGCAGCTCGGCGTGAGAAGATCCGAGGCGGCCGGTCAGATTCGAAGACTCCTGTCGATGCCCGATGCAGAATGA
- the aspS gene encoding aspartate--tRNA ligase codes for MEPLGHLNRTHTCGALRSSDTGRDAVLLGWVHRVRDLGSLIFIDVRDRYGVTQVVARDDEELVARVRRLRPEMVVAVSGSVAPRAADTLNPKIETGDVEVLLRELRLLSDAKRPPFQIADETPVAEETRLRYRYLDLRRSRMQRNLALRHRVSMVTRRYLDEHGFLEIETPILTKSTPEGARDYLVPSRVRPGEFFALPQSPQLFKQILMIAGFDRYFQIVKCFRDEDLRADRQPEFTQVDVEISFASEDLVFTLIEGLMDVMCREIGHEVTAPFRRMTYDEAVARYGTDKPDLRCGMPIEDLSQLFADTAFGPFREALADGGVVRGFVVPRAASWSRKQLDDLVAEGQALGAQGLVWARLGEGEIKSNARAVGEPMLRAALTAAGAADDGVLVLAAGQPAATSALLGQLRLSLARRLDLLAPGGYEFLWVVGFPLFEWDGSAERYVSMHHPFTSPAEADLPRLTEAPAAARARAYDLVLNGSEIGGGSIRIHDPAVQREIFRLLNMTDEEARLRFGFFLDALEYGTPPHGGIALGLDRILAILCGESSIREVIAFPKTAAAVDLMAGAPSMVGHRQLRELHLKSE; via the coding sequence ATGGAACCCCTAGGACACCTCAATCGCACGCACACCTGTGGCGCCTTACGCTCGTCCGACACCGGGCGCGATGCCGTCTTGCTGGGCTGGGTGCATCGCGTCCGCGACCTCGGCTCACTCATCTTCATCGATGTCCGCGACCGCTACGGTGTCACACAGGTGGTGGCGCGAGACGACGAAGAGCTCGTGGCGCGCGTGCGGCGGTTGCGGCCCGAGATGGTCGTGGCCGTATCTGGCAGCGTCGCACCGCGCGCTGCCGACACGCTCAACCCCAAGATCGAGACGGGCGACGTGGAGGTATTGCTTCGCGAGCTGCGCTTGCTGAGCGACGCGAAGCGCCCGCCCTTTCAGATCGCGGACGAGACCCCGGTTGCTGAGGAGACGCGGCTGCGCTATCGCTATCTCGACTTGCGCCGATCACGCATGCAACGCAATCTCGCACTGCGACATCGGGTCAGTATGGTGACGCGTCGCTATCTCGACGAGCACGGCTTCCTCGAGATCGAGACGCCCATTCTCACCAAGTCGACGCCGGAGGGCGCGCGCGACTACTTGGTGCCGAGCCGGGTGCGCCCGGGCGAGTTCTTCGCGTTACCGCAATCGCCACAACTGTTCAAACAGATCCTCATGATCGCGGGCTTCGACCGCTACTTTCAGATCGTCAAGTGTTTCCGAGACGAGGATCTGCGCGCCGATCGCCAGCCGGAGTTCACGCAGGTGGACGTGGAGATCTCGTTTGCCTCCGAGGATCTCGTCTTCACGCTCATCGAAGGGCTCATGGACGTGATGTGCCGCGAGATCGGACACGAGGTGACGGCGCCTTTCCGGCGCATGACCTACGACGAAGCGGTCGCGCGCTACGGCACCGACAAGCCGGACTTGCGATGCGGCATGCCCATCGAGGATCTCTCGCAGCTCTTTGCGGATACTGCATTTGGTCCGTTTCGAGAGGCGCTGGCCGACGGGGGTGTTGTCCGCGGCTTCGTCGTCCCGCGTGCCGCGTCCTGGTCACGGAAGCAGCTCGATGACCTGGTGGCCGAGGGGCAGGCGCTCGGGGCACAGGGCCTCGTTTGGGCGCGCCTCGGCGAAGGCGAGATCAAGAGCAACGCACGCGCCGTGGGCGAGCCCATGCTGCGTGCCGCACTGACGGCCGCCGGCGCGGCCGACGACGGCGTGCTCGTGCTCGCGGCAGGCCAGCCGGCCGCCACCTCCGCGCTCCTGGGGCAGCTCCGGCTTTCGCTCGCGCGTCGATTGGACCTGCTCGCGCCAGGGGGGTATGAGTTTCTCTGGGTGGTCGGCTTTCCCTTGTTCGAGTGGGACGGCTCAGCGGAGCGATACGTCTCGATGCATCACCCTTTCACGTCGCCGGCCGAAGCGGACCTGCCGCGTTTGACCGAGGCGCCCGCCGCGGCGCGGGCCCGAGCCTACGACCTCGTCTTGAACGGCAGCGAGATTGGCGGCGGGAGCATTCGTATTCACGATCCGGCGGTGCAGCGCGAGATCTTCCGGCTCTTGAACATGACCGACGAGGAGGCGCGGCTCCGATTCGGCTTTTTCCTGGATGCGCTCGAGTACGGCACGCCGCCGCACGGCGGCATCGCGCTCGGCTTGGATCGCATCCTCGCGATCTTGTGTGGCGAGTCGTCGATCCGGGAGGTGATTGCCTTTCCGAAGACCGCCGCCGCGGTCGACCTCATGGCTGGGGCGCCATCAATGGTCGGCCACCGCCAATTGCGAGAGTTACACTTGAAGAGCGAGTAG